The Sphingopyxis macrogoltabida genome contains a region encoding:
- a CDS encoding efflux RND transporter permease subunit, whose translation MVLDIAVRFRWGIIVLTILAAIYGAFNLVRLPIDAVPDITNTQVQINTSAPALSPSQVETQVTFPIETGLAGIEGLEMTRSISRNGFSQVTAIFEEGTDIYFARSQVNERLAPIGASLPEGAEPTMGPISTGLGEVLMYTIEYEHPGGKDAATGGRTGWQSDGSFITERGDRLDSEVAKAAYLRTVQDWVVAPLMRSIDGVAGVDSIGGFEKQYLVQPDPARLTGYGLSFNSLIKALEAANLAAGANFVDRAGEALLVRVDARLDGVEAIKEAVVATREGVPIRIGDVADVAIGGDLRTGAASLNGEEAVVGTVLMRAGENSRTVAANSATRLEEVRASLPEGVVAEIVYNRSSLVDATIATVEKNLLEGALLVIAVLFLLLGNIRAAIITALVIPFSMLLAAVGMNRLGVSGNLMSLGALDFGLIVDGAVIIVENSVARLAARQHREGRLLTLGERLTETRLAAQEMIKPTVYGQAIIFLVFAPLLTFTGVEGKTFSPMAITMMLALASAFVLSLTFVPAMIAVLLNKKLTEKEVKPIVWAKERYGPALRKAIARPWPVIGAGAGAFALAAVVFTFLGSEFTPQLDERDLAVQSLRIPSTSLEQSLVMQRQVEDRLAEFPQVALVFSRTGTAEVASDPMPPNASDAYVILKPREEWPDPGLSKDALVTEMESALGGLVGNLYEFSQPIELRFNELIAGVRGDVAVKLYGDDLTALTDAAGEVAGVLREVEGAADVKVQQVTGFPTLDIAFDRPTIARYGLTIEEVAQSVAIALGGRPAGMVFEGDRRFDVVVRLDAATRDDFDQLGALPIMLENGVSIPLRTLADFRVVDGLAEVRREQGRRLVIVSANVRERDLGSFVEEAQEGVAAQVEMPPASFIEWGGQYQNLQAAQARLAIVVPVCFALVLLLLFMALGGWVPALAVFSAIPMALAGGVFALALRGLPFSVSAAVGFIALSGVAVLNGLVMMTAIRQRLDKGMPLEEAIVDGALARIRPVLMTALVASLGFVPMAIATGTGAEVQRPLATVVIGGLITATILTLFVLPAIARLVLGDSDDRRSWRQKWRDGLRSNATQEEQGELGEVT comes from the coding sequence ATGGTTCTCGACATTGCGGTACGGTTTCGCTGGGGGATCATCGTTCTGACCATCCTTGCGGCGATCTATGGCGCATTCAATCTGGTCCGGCTGCCGATCGATGCGGTTCCCGACATCACCAACACGCAGGTCCAGATCAACACCAGCGCGCCCGCGCTTTCGCCTTCGCAGGTCGAAACGCAGGTGACGTTCCCGATCGAGACCGGCCTTGCGGGGATCGAGGGGCTGGAAATGACCCGCTCGATTTCGCGCAACGGCTTCAGCCAGGTTACAGCGATCTTCGAGGAAGGGACCGACATCTACTTTGCTCGCAGCCAGGTGAACGAGCGGCTTGCACCGATTGGTGCATCGCTGCCCGAAGGCGCGGAACCCACCATGGGGCCGATTTCGACCGGCCTTGGCGAAGTGCTTATGTATACCATCGAATATGAGCATCCCGGAGGCAAGGATGCGGCAACAGGTGGGCGAACGGGCTGGCAGTCCGACGGCAGCTTCATTACCGAGCGCGGCGACCGGCTCGACAGCGAGGTGGCCAAGGCCGCCTATCTGCGCACCGTGCAGGACTGGGTCGTGGCTCCACTCATGCGGTCCATCGATGGCGTTGCCGGGGTCGATTCCATCGGTGGCTTCGAAAAGCAGTATCTGGTGCAGCCTGATCCGGCGCGGCTTACCGGCTACGGCCTGTCATTCAATTCGCTGATTAAAGCGCTGGAAGCAGCCAATCTGGCGGCCGGAGCCAACTTCGTTGACCGAGCGGGTGAGGCATTGCTGGTGCGCGTCGATGCCCGGCTTGACGGTGTCGAGGCGATCAAGGAGGCTGTGGTGGCGACCCGCGAGGGCGTTCCCATCCGCATCGGTGATGTGGCCGATGTGGCCATTGGCGGCGATCTGCGCACCGGAGCGGCATCGCTCAATGGCGAAGAGGCAGTCGTCGGCACGGTTCTGATGCGCGCAGGCGAGAACAGCCGGACCGTGGCCGCAAACTCCGCGACACGGCTTGAGGAGGTGCGCGCATCGCTGCCCGAAGGTGTGGTGGCCGAGATCGTCTACAACCGCTCGTCACTGGTCGATGCCACGATCGCAACCGTGGAGAAAAACCTGCTCGAAGGGGCCTTGCTGGTCATCGCTGTGCTGTTTCTGCTGCTTGGCAATATTCGGGCAGCAATCATCACGGCGCTGGTCATCCCGTTCTCGATGCTGCTCGCAGCGGTGGGGATGAACCGGCTCGGTGTGTCCGGCAATCTGATGAGCCTCGGCGCATTGGACTTTGGGCTGATCGTCGATGGCGCGGTCATCATTGTCGAGAACAGCGTCGCGCGCTTGGCTGCACGGCAGCATCGTGAAGGGCGCTTGCTAACGCTCGGGGAACGCCTGACCGAAACCCGCCTTGCGGCACAGGAAATGATTAAACCTACCGTTTACGGCCAGGCGATCATCTTCCTTGTTTTTGCCCCGCTGCTCACCTTCACCGGCGTCGAGGGCAAGACGTTCTCGCCGATGGCGATCACTATGATGCTGGCGCTGGCATCGGCCTTCGTGCTGTCGCTGACCTTTGTCCCGGCGATGATCGCAGTGCTGCTCAACAAGAAGCTGACCGAGAAGGAAGTAAAGCCGATTGTCTGGGCAAAGGAGCGGTATGGTCCGGCCTTGCGCAAGGCGATTGCCCGGCCTTGGCCGGTAATCGGAGCTGGCGCTGGAGCCTTTGCACTTGCAGCAGTGGTGTTCACCTTCCTCGGCAGCGAGTTCACCCCGCAGCTCGACGAACGCGATCTGGCGGTTCAATCGTTGCGCATCCCCTCCACCTCGCTTGAGCAATCGCTTGTGATGCAACGGCAGGTGGAGGATCGCCTCGCCGAGTTCCCTCAAGTTGCGCTGGTGTTCTCACGAACAGGCACAGCCGAGGTGGCGAGCGACCCGATGCCGCCTAACGCTTCAGACGCCTATGTCATTCTGAAGCCGCGCGAGGAGTGGCCCGATCCCGGTCTGTCCAAGGATGCGCTTGTTACTGAGATGGAAAGTGCGCTCGGCGGTCTTGTCGGCAATCTCTACGAGTTCAGCCAACCGATCGAACTGCGTTTCAACGAGCTGATCGCCGGCGTTCGCGGTGATGTGGCGGTCAAGCTTTACGGCGATGACCTCACCGCGCTCACCGACGCGGCGGGCGAAGTTGCGGGAGTTCTGCGCGAAGTGGAAGGCGCCGCCGACGTAAAGGTGCAGCAGGTCACGGGCTTCCCGACGCTTGACATTGCTTTCGATCGGCCGACCATCGCCCGCTATGGGCTGACCATAGAGGAGGTGGCCCAATCGGTGGCCATCGCTTTGGGCGGTCGGCCCGCGGGCATGGTATTCGAAGGCGACCGGCGGTTCGATGTCGTCGTGCGCCTCGATGCTGCCACCCGCGACGACTTTGACCAGCTTGGGGCGCTTCCGATAATGCTTGAAAACGGTGTGTCCATACCCCTGCGGACGCTCGCCGATTTCCGGGTGGTCGATGGTCTGGCAGAAGTGCGCCGTGAACAAGGCCGGCGGCTCGTGATTGTATCGGCCAATGTCCGCGAACGCGATCTGGGCTCCTTCGTCGAGGAAGCGCAGGAAGGTGTGGCGGCGCAGGTCGAGATGCCTCCTGCTTCTTTCATCGAATGGGGCGGCCAATACCAGAACCTGCAAGCGGCGCAGGCGCGGCTCGCTATTGTCGTGCCGGTCTGCTTCGCTTTGGTGCTGCTGCTCCTGTTCATGGCGCTCGGCGGATGGGTTCCGGCTCTGGCGGTGTTCAGCGCCATTCCCATGGCTCTGGCAGGCGGGGTCTTTGCTCTGGCCTTGCGGGGGTTGCCCTTCTCGGTCTCGGCGGCGGTGGGCTTCATCGCTCTTTCCGGCGTGGCGGTGCTCAACGGATTGGTGATGATGACGGCCATCCGCCAGCGCCTCGACAAGGGCATGCCATTGGAGGAAGCGATCGTTGACGGTGCGCTGGCGCGTATCCGTCCGGTGCTGATGACTGCGCTGGTTGCATCGCTTGGCTTCGTGCCGATGGCGATCGCGACTGGGACCGGGGCCGAAGTGCAACGGCCGCTCGCGACTGTGGTCATCGGCGGCTTGATCACCGCGACGATTCTCACGCTTTTCGTTCTGCCGGCGATCGCCAGACTTGTGCTGGGCGATTCCGACGACAGGCGCAGCTGGAGGCAAAAGTGGCGTGATGGCCTGCGCAGCAATGCCACGCAAGAGGAACAGGGCGAACTCGGTGAGGTTACCTAG
- a CDS encoding efflux RND transporter periplasmic adaptor subunit gives MNRRTLAIVVGIVIAAAALLYFLWPANEAAVQQDGEVAEIALPEGLVLIGNEQLRAAKIKVETVQSGAAVELVFPATVAASPAATARIDARATGVVRSISKTLGDYVSQGETVARIESADAAALASQLSAARARVTALSSAYDRERRLFEGNVTARQDLEAARADLDVARSELSRAQAAVSAAGVSGDGRSLAVTSPISGRVTTAPIVLGSYVDAGEELFQVINPNGLQIEVALPSADAVRIKPGDEAALLVGDGREIGASVRSVTPSLDPESRSATAILNLPGSVSGLQPGSFLQARIRPSGEVDQRSIAVPEDAVQVVDGKDVVFVRTRRGFQAREVETGNRSGGMVTILSGLSAGQAVATENAFLLKAELEKGEAEHGH, from the coding sequence ATGAACCGCAGAACGCTGGCGATTGTCGTCGGAATTGTGATCGCCGCCGCAGCGCTGCTGTATTTTCTCTGGCCCGCAAACGAGGCTGCTGTCCAGCAAGACGGTGAGGTGGCCGAAATCGCCTTGCCGGAAGGACTTGTCCTGATCGGTAATGAGCAACTGCGCGCTGCCAAGATCAAGGTTGAAACCGTGCAGTCCGGCGCCGCCGTTGAACTGGTCTTTCCCGCAACGGTTGCGGCCAGCCCGGCTGCGACTGCACGGATCGATGCCCGCGCCACCGGTGTGGTGCGCAGCATCAGCAAGACTTTGGGTGACTATGTCAGTCAGGGCGAAACGGTCGCCCGGATCGAAAGCGCCGATGCTGCTGCCCTCGCTTCGCAATTGAGTGCGGCGCGCGCGCGGGTGACGGCGTTATCCTCCGCTTATGACCGCGAGAGACGCTTGTTCGAGGGGAACGTCACGGCCAGGCAGGATCTTGAAGCTGCCAGGGCAGATCTTGATGTTGCCCGGTCCGAACTGTCCCGTGCACAGGCCGCTGTCTCGGCAGCGGGGGTAAGCGGGGATGGCCGATCACTGGCCGTTACCAGCCCGATATCTGGCCGTGTGACAACCGCGCCCATCGTGCTCGGTTCATATGTCGATGCGGGCGAGGAACTGTTTCAGGTCATCAATCCCAATGGTTTGCAGATCGAGGTCGCTCTTCCATCTGCCGATGCTGTCCGGATCAAGCCCGGCGATGAAGCCGCCCTGCTCGTCGGCGATGGACGGGAAATCGGTGCAAGCGTGCGCTCGGTGACGCCTTCGCTCGACCCTGAAAGCCGCAGTGCAACTGCCATTCTCAATCTTCCGGGAAGCGTTTCTGGCCTCCAGCCCGGATCTTTCCTGCAGGCCCGCATCCGTCCTTCCGGCGAAGTGGATCAGCGCAGCATCGCTGTTCCTGAAGATGCCGTCCAGGTCGTTGACGGCAAAGACGTCGTGTTTGTTCGAACCCGCCGCGGGTTCCAGGCGCGTGAGGTGGAGACAGGCAACCGCTCGGGCGGAATGGTGACGATCCTTTCCGGTCTGAGCGCCGGACAAGCCGTCGCGACTGAAAACGCCTTTCTGCTGAAAGCTGAACTCGAAAAGGGGGAAGCCGAACATGGGCATTGA
- a CDS encoding TolC family protein — translation MAFAAFTEPAAAQEPAVVSLDEALDRSGVTDGSAFAESNPRLIGPRADTEAAQALIGQARLRPNPQVSLEAEDFAGSGAFSGLRATQITLSVGQQLELGGKRDARIAAAEAQADLATLRANLSQAELGFLVRERYITAVAAASRLDLARDIVARNEELARIANLLVEVGREPPLRALRAQAALAEAQAELQAAQAASLAARTGLAALWSEQAAPPVVPSEFPAIAPPDQIMATSAPLQLEFARANTAAASAEIARERSLRVPDPTISAGVRRFEESNANAFIVGVSIPLPFSNRNQGNIASAEANLRAATAREAVALADYEQAVTRVRAAYLAAEARVETLSTTSLPQAEEALRLVQIGYSNGRFPLIEVLAAADARDAIREALIAAQQDRGQAAAELIRLATQ, via the coding sequence TTGGCCTTCGCCGCTTTTACCGAGCCTGCTGCCGCGCAGGAGCCAGCGGTTGTTTCGCTCGATGAAGCGCTCGACCGCAGCGGGGTCACAGATGGCTCCGCGTTTGCCGAAAGTAATCCGCGCCTTATCGGGCCGCGCGCTGACACCGAGGCAGCACAGGCGCTCATCGGTCAGGCCCGCTTGCGGCCCAATCCGCAGGTCTCTCTCGAAGCTGAGGATTTTGCCGGTAGCGGCGCCTTCTCCGGCTTACGTGCGACACAAATCACCTTGTCGGTTGGCCAGCAGCTAGAACTTGGCGGGAAGCGGGATGCGCGGATCGCAGCAGCCGAGGCCCAGGCCGACCTTGCAACCCTGAGGGCCAACCTCTCGCAGGCTGAGCTCGGGTTTCTGGTGCGCGAACGCTATATCACAGCCGTTGCGGCGGCATCGCGCCTTGATCTTGCCCGCGATATCGTCGCGCGCAACGAGGAACTGGCGCGCATTGCGAACCTGCTGGTGGAGGTCGGCCGCGAGCCACCGCTGCGAGCCTTGCGGGCGCAAGCCGCGCTCGCTGAAGCGCAGGCTGAGCTGCAGGCTGCGCAAGCGGCCAGCCTTGCCGCGCGAACCGGCCTTGCCGCTTTGTGGAGCGAGCAGGCAGCGCCGCCCGTGGTTCCGAGCGAGTTTCCTGCCATCGCACCGCCGGACCAGATAATGGCAACCAGTGCACCATTGCAGCTGGAATTCGCGCGGGCCAACACAGCTGCCGCATCCGCAGAAATAGCGCGGGAACGCAGCCTGCGCGTCCCGGATCCCACCATCTCGGCCGGCGTGCGGCGGTTCGAGGAGAGCAACGCCAATGCCTTTATTGTCGGCGTCTCGATCCCGCTTCCGTTCAGCAATCGCAATCAGGGCAATATCGCTTCTGCCGAAGCCAATCTGCGCGCAGCAACTGCCCGCGAAGCTGTTGCGCTCGCGGACTACGAACAGGCCGTCACTCGCGTCCGCGCTGCCTATCTGGCTGCCGAGGCGCGCGTTGAAACGCTATCCACAACATCCCTGCCGCAAGCCGAGGAAGCTCTTCGACTGGTGCAGATCGGCTACAGCAATGGCCGCTTTCCGCTGATCGAAGTGCTGGCCGCCGCCGACGCCCGCGATGCGATCCGCGAAGCGCTGATCGCTGCGCAGCAGGACCGGGGACAGGCCGCAGCCGAACTTATCAGGCTGGCCACACAATGA
- a CDS encoding IS1380-like element ISPme1 family transposase, translating into MDHLEGAGLARGDRVDFDRRVRLEFRGAQISSDGGLLVMRELDDVLGLSNLASEALRDSRTGKNTLHRLDGLFRQSVFGRLAGYEDVNDADRLALDPVMRQVVGGRAVEAQAASASQMGRFETETLALAANRAALADLNGQWIDRFHDRNGLKYIVLDMDSSVSPTHGDQEGAAWNGHFDCTCYHPIFLFNQFGMLERCALRNGNVHSADGWRDVLDPVIARYAGRDLGGRFFRADAAYAIPAIYMRLEEARFFYAIRLPANAVLREKIAHRLTRPVGRPSLTKVKRFFEDFEYQAASWDKPRRVIAKIEWHPGELFPKVGFIVTNLPMEPDWVVRFYNQRGTAEQHIKEGKYAFRWTRLSCRKFRHNEVRLQLHALAYNLATFLRCIELPEAMADWSLTSLQLKLIKIGARVVRHARAITFQLAEVAVTGPMVRAVLAAIRRLRTPPSCA; encoded by the coding sequence ATGGATCACCTGGAGGGTGCGGGCTTGGCGCGGGGAGATCGGGTTGATTTCGACCGCCGTGTGCGTCTGGAGTTCCGTGGTGCGCAGATCAGTTCAGACGGTGGCCTGCTGGTGATGCGCGAGCTTGATGACGTGCTCGGCCTGTCCAATCTGGCGTCGGAGGCGCTGCGAGACAGCCGCACCGGGAAGAACACGCTCCATCGGCTTGACGGATTGTTCCGGCAATCGGTGTTCGGACGACTGGCCGGATACGAGGATGTGAACGATGCCGACCGCTTGGCCCTCGATCCCGTGATGCGTCAGGTCGTTGGCGGCAGGGCCGTCGAGGCGCAAGCTGCTTCGGCATCGCAGATGGGACGGTTCGAGACCGAGACGCTGGCTCTGGCCGCGAACCGGGCGGCGCTGGCCGATCTGAACGGCCAATGGATCGACCGGTTTCATGACCGCAACGGGTTGAAATACATCGTGCTGGACATGGACAGCTCGGTCAGCCCCACCCACGGCGATCAGGAAGGTGCTGCCTGGAACGGGCATTTCGACTGCACCTGCTATCACCCCATCTTCTTGTTCAACCAGTTTGGCATGCTGGAGCGCTGCGCCCTGCGTAACGGCAATGTCCACAGCGCCGATGGCTGGCGGGATGTCCTTGATCCCGTCATTGCCCGATATGCTGGCCGCGACCTTGGTGGACGCTTCTTCCGGGCCGACGCTGCCTACGCGATCCCCGCGATCTATATGCGGCTGGAAGAAGCCAGGTTCTTCTACGCCATCCGTCTGCCCGCCAACGCCGTCTTGCGCGAGAAGATCGCGCATCGGCTGACACGGCCCGTGGGACGGCCTTCGCTGACCAAGGTCAAACGGTTCTTCGAGGACTTCGAGTATCAGGCGGCGTCCTGGGACAAGCCGCGCCGCGTCATCGCCAAGATCGAATGGCATCCGGGCGAGCTGTTCCCCAAAGTCGGCTTCATCGTCACCAACCTGCCGATGGAGCCAGACTGGGTGGTGAGGTTCTACAACCAGCGCGGCACCGCAGAGCAGCACATCAAGGAAGGCAAATATGCCTTTCGCTGGACGCGGCTGTCATGCCGGAAGTTCCGGCACAACGAGGTGCGGCTGCAACTGCACGCGCTGGCCTACAACCTGGCAACCTTCCTGCGCTGCATCGAACTGCCCGAGGCCATGGCGGACTGGTCGTTGACCAGCCTGCAACTCAAGCTGATCAAGATCGGCGCCCGCGTCGTCCGCCACGCCCGCGCCATTACCTTCCAGTTGGCCGAGGTCGCCGTCACCGGCCCGATGGTGCGGGCCGTCCTTGCCGCCATCCGCCGTCTTCGAACGCCTCCGTCATGCGCATGA
- a CDS encoding TonB-dependent receptor, protein MRMTTIHAQAERKRQDRSVCRAEKRLCRARMLRVRGLIHPTSAVCATTDTARGEKRLPSEQNQAILKSSGRPLGECRLIASALGYMGAPGIASANDDIQQEAPSAQAQSEPESDRNLIIVTATKREQSIVETPIAVTVVDAEMLVRTGVSDITNLERAAASYQMNSSESTTGGLTLRLRGIGTTGNNIGIESSVGAFVDGFYIPRPGAVLGELNDVQQVEVLRGPQGTLFGRNTSAGALVIKTNKPNLDDTEAFFDVSAGNYDLFKVRGGFNVPVSEGKVALRVSGSHAVRDGYVIGPDGYDSSSIDRSSVRGQLLFDLEDAGVLRLFAGYSRGDDQCCSAVWLNHSPFIQANSAPFSAFGGTAGADFVGRRALKEGLANDSNYTNPYNGWNVGATYDVELPFANLSYLGYYGESNADSCRGDYTSLEIYAVGPCPEAEAILPNVDLDALNGTTIKSTSHELRLQGNAFEDSLDWLIGAYYSHEKIDQRYALVFLRDMQAGVSVGSFGFADFNELNFASNGVDAAGDYAAPRAQQDGSSFSVFTHNVLELTDGLNLTLGARYITEKKDAQVGHQVPGQHNACEATFNNLTSLTSPNFGLYNGTNGFFGAGGPARLASVVQSNCWIFNSGLYDPSDPNNFFTQFANTNAANTFVTSYLNLIPQPFDRDFKDDQLTYTANLSYEVADQTFVYGGFTHGFKSGGFNLDVSAAVGGADPRFRSEKIDAFELGFKSVFLNNRAWANIALFYSDLSDFQVLEFDGTRFSTFNVDKARSKGVEFESAYALSDALSLNLAATYTDAKYPDDCTTFDPTDANFNGSVTALCGQQFTNAPKLVVIGGANVDTEINTSGASMFAGFSVRYESKRRTSTLPTERPATFGLTTEAQVRDAVAAAIAAPFDIQKSNAKLDLRLGFRTANEKFTIEAWARNFFDVRTRFLTFHIPLRGFSGQRARGAFVQEPRTYGLTLRGKF, encoded by the coding sequence ATGCGCATGACCACGATCCATGCCCAAGCTGAACGAAAGCGGCAGGACAGGTCCGTCTGCCGCGCGGAAAAGCGGCTCTGCCGGGCCAGAATGCTGCGGGTTCGAGGCTTGATCCACCCGACTTCGGCCGTTTGCGCGACGACAGACACCGCTCGGGGCGAAAAACGCTTGCCCAGCGAGCAAAATCAGGCGATCTTGAAGTCAAGCGGCAGGCCACTTGGGGAATGTCGGTTGATTGCATCCGCCCTTGGCTATATGGGCGCGCCTGGGATTGCATCGGCAAATGATGATATTCAGCAGGAGGCCCCTTCTGCGCAAGCGCAGAGCGAACCAGAGAGCGACCGAAATCTAATAATCGTCACCGCTACAAAGCGCGAACAGTCCATTGTTGAGACGCCGATTGCCGTTACAGTCGTAGATGCCGAAATGTTGGTGCGTACCGGCGTTTCAGACATTACAAATTTGGAGCGGGCCGCCGCTAGCTACCAGATGAACTCCTCGGAGAGTACGACTGGCGGGCTGACGCTTCGTTTGCGCGGGATTGGAACCACCGGTAACAATATTGGTATTGAAAGTTCGGTCGGCGCATTTGTGGATGGGTTTTACATCCCGCGCCCAGGTGCGGTCCTTGGTGAATTGAATGATGTTCAGCAAGTTGAGGTCCTAAGGGGCCCGCAGGGTACGCTTTTTGGTCGCAACACTTCGGCAGGCGCTTTGGTCATAAAGACCAACAAGCCAAACCTTGATGATACAGAAGCATTCTTCGATGTTTCCGCCGGCAATTACGATCTGTTCAAGGTTCGCGGCGGGTTTAATGTTCCGGTTTCTGAAGGAAAAGTAGCTCTTCGGGTCTCTGGCTCGCATGCTGTGCGTGATGGATATGTTATTGGCCCGGACGGATATGATTCTAGCTCGATAGACCGATCTTCCGTTCGCGGACAGTTGCTATTTGACTTAGAAGATGCAGGCGTTTTGCGTCTATTTGCTGGTTATTCTCGAGGGGATGATCAATGTTGTTCGGCGGTGTGGTTGAATCACTCACCCTTTATTCAGGCTAACTCGGCACCATTTTCTGCATTTGGCGGAACAGCAGGGGCTGACTTTGTTGGTCGCCGAGCCCTAAAAGAAGGGTTGGCGAACGACAGCAACTATACCAACCCTTATAACGGTTGGAATGTTGGCGCCACGTATGATGTGGAATTGCCTTTCGCAAACCTCTCTTATCTAGGTTATTATGGCGAATCGAATGCTGATTCTTGTCGCGGCGATTACACTTCGCTTGAAATATACGCTGTTGGTCCCTGCCCCGAAGCTGAAGCTATCTTACCAAATGTGGACTTGGATGCGCTAAACGGCACCACGATTAAGTCGACATCGCATGAGCTCAGGCTTCAAGGGAATGCCTTTGAAGACAGTTTGGATTGGTTAATTGGGGCATACTATTCGCATGAGAAGATCGATCAACGTTATGCTTTGGTATTTTTGCGGGATATGCAGGCGGGCGTTAGCGTCGGTTCGTTTGGTTTTGCAGATTTCAATGAGCTAAATTTTGCTTCTAACGGCGTAGATGCAGCTGGCGACTATGCCGCGCCAAGGGCACAGCAAGATGGCAGTTCTTTTTCGGTCTTCACTCACAATGTGCTGGAGCTTACTGACGGGCTAAATCTGACGCTTGGTGCTCGATACATCACTGAAAAGAAAGATGCCCAAGTCGGCCACCAAGTTCCCGGACAGCACAACGCCTGCGAGGCAACATTCAACAATTTGACAAGCTTAACTTCACCTAATTTTGGTCTGTACAATGGGACGAATGGTTTCTTTGGCGCAGGGGGACCCGCACGACTGGCATCAGTTGTTCAATCGAACTGTTGGATATTCAATTCCGGTCTATATGATCCTAGCGACCCAAATAATTTCTTCACCCAATTTGCAAATACGAACGCGGCAAATACATTTGTGACTTCATACTTGAATCTAATCCCACAACCATTTGACAGAGATTTCAAGGATGACCAGCTCACCTATACTGCAAATTTAAGCTACGAAGTTGCAGATCAAACCTTCGTCTATGGTGGATTTACGCATGGATTTAAGTCCGGTGGATTTAACCTTGATGTTTCCGCTGCGGTTGGCGGTGCAGATCCGCGATTCCGCTCAGAGAAAATTGATGCCTTTGAATTGGGTTTCAAATCCGTATTCCTGAACAACCGGGCCTGGGCAAATATTGCCTTGTTCTATTCTGATCTTTCGGATTTTCAGGTGCTGGAATTTGATGGCACAAGGTTTAGCACATTCAATGTCGATAAAGCGCGCTCCAAGGGTGTGGAATTTGAATCAGCCTATGCGTTGTCTGACGCATTATCCCTAAACCTGGCTGCCACTTATACAGACGCCAAATATCCCGATGATTGCACCACATTTGATCCGACAGATGCGAATTTCAACGGCTCTGTCACTGCATTGTGCGGTCAGCAATTCACGAATGCGCCAAAATTGGTTGTGATTGGTGGTGCCAATGTTGATACCGAGATTAACACAAGCGGCGCCTCGATGTTCGCAGGTTTCTCGGTTCGTTATGAATCAAAAAGGCGCACCAGTACTTTGCCTACTGAAAGACCTGCGACCTTTGGTCTGACGACCGAAGCTCAAGTACGGGACGCGGTGGCAGCCGCCATTGCGGCACCATTTGATATCCAGAAATCGAACGCGAAGTTGGATCTTCGCCTTGGTTTTAGAACTGCAAATGAGAAGTTCACCATTGAGGCTTGGGCTCGCAACTTTTTTGATGTGCGGACAAGGTTTTTGACATTCCATATTCCGCTTAGAGGATTCTCTGGCCAGCGAGCACGTGGTGCATTTGTCCAAGAGCCACGGACCTATGGACTGACCCTGCGCGGCAAGTTTTAG
- a CDS encoding aldehyde dehydrogenase family protein: MKIHSKLYIGGEWVDPLNPSIFEVVNPLTETVCATVAGGGEDDVARAVAAAREAFKEFSQSSVEDRRAMLERIAAGIKARADEFSEAISMEMGAPTWWSSRAQVPAGIAHYSTAAKVLESFEFQKIQGTTAIRREPIGVCGI; the protein is encoded by the coding sequence ATGAAAATACACAGCAAACTGTATATCGGCGGCGAATGGGTTGATCCATTGAATCCGTCAATATTTGAGGTTGTGAATCCCCTCACCGAAACAGTTTGTGCAACCGTTGCTGGCGGTGGAGAAGATGATGTCGCTCGTGCGGTGGCAGCAGCCAGGGAGGCGTTCAAGGAGTTTTCCCAATCTAGCGTTGAAGATCGCAGGGCCATGTTGGAACGGATTGCGGCTGGAATCAAAGCTCGAGCTGACGAGTTTTCAGAAGCAATTAGCATGGAAATGGGAGCACCAACTTGGTGGTCAAGCAGGGCGCAAGTCCCGGCCGGCATTGCCCATTATTCAACCGCGGCCAAAGTTCTGGAGAGTTTTGAGTTTCAGAAGATTCAAGGCACTACAGCCATACGACGCGAACCCATTGGCGTTTGCGGGATATAA